Proteins encoded in a region of the Triticum dicoccoides isolate Atlit2015 ecotype Zavitan chromosome 3A, WEW_v2.0, whole genome shotgun sequence genome:
- the LOC119267419 gene encoding glycine-rich cell wall structural protein-like: MGGGHDMHGGHNGGVKGFVSSLVGGGKSHGYGGQGHGCDQGYGSHGQQQQHGYGGHVQQHGYGGHGQQQGYGGHGQHGYPPPAAAACPPYGGYPAQGYAPAAYPAQPAPHHGGHMGSYHTGHGGGHGHGYSGGKHMGGGKHGGRKWK; this comes from the exons ATGGGCGGCGGGCACGACATGCACGGCGGACACAACGGCGGCGTGAAGGGCTTCGTGTCCAGCCTCGTCGGCGGCGGCAAAAGCCACGGGTACGGCGGCCAGGGGCACGGCTGCGACCAGGGCTACGGCAGCcacgggcagcagcagcagcacgggtACGGCGGCCACGTGCAGCAGCACGGCTACGGCGGCCATGGGCAGCAGCAGGGGTACGGCGGCCACGGGCAGCACGGGTACcctccgcccgccgccgcggcTTGCCCCCCGTACGGCGGCTACCCGGCGCAAGGCTACGCGCCGGCGGCTTACCCCGCGCAGCCCGCGCCACACCACG GTGGGCACATGGGATCGTACCACACCGGGCACGGCGGCGGGCACGGGCACGGCTACTCCGGCGGGAAGCACATGGGCGGCGGGAAGCACGGCGGCAGGAAGTGGAAGTGA
- the LOC119271335 gene encoding protein REVEILLE 8-like — translation MAERGGGGEGTSSSPGKKARKPYTITRPRERWCPEEHERFLDALLRFGRDWRKIEEHVRTKTAVQIRSHAQKYFLKVQRLGLAAGLPPPQHPSRRLAMSQQQISPADGTAVLHGQPQHCPSGAVQGPVGWTYPGQGVLPASNDMQNLDWACSSGSSAWVSHGGAGSQTQPAAATHPGGSSFMGAPSFDDTGMDWTGTGSTGEASAIADAEDETIPLPLSPDDMHFARVYRFIGDIFDPATPCRIEAHLQKLKDMDGITVKTILLVLRNLETNLTAPQFEPIRRLLSRYDPGRGLSGQL, via the exons ATGGcggagaggggaggaggcggcgagggaaCGTCGTCGTCGCCGGGGAAGAAGGCGAGGAAGCCCTACACCATCACCAGGCCCAGGGAGCGGTGGTGCCCCGAGGAGCACGAGCGCTTCCTCGACGCCCTGCTCAG GTTCGGCCGCGACTGGAGGAAGATCGAGGAGCACGTCCGCACCAAGACCGCGGTGCAG ATACGCAGCCACGCCCAGAAGTACTTCCTCAAGGTCCAGAGGCTGGGCCTCGCCGCCGGGCTGCCGCCGCCACAGCACCCGAGCCGCAGGCTCGCCATGTCGCAGCAGCAGATCTCGCCGGCCGACGGGACGGCAGTGCTGCACGGACAGCCGCAACATTGTCCGTCCGGTGCTGTTCAGGGTCCCGTCGGCTGGACCTATCCGGGACAGGGAGTTCTTCCTGCGTCCAATG ACATGCAGAACTTGGACTGGGCTTGCAGTTCAGGCAGCTCTGCCTGGGTGAGCCATGGAGGTGCAGGGAGCCAGACTCAACCAGCCGCAGCAACACATCCAG GTGGCAGCTCATTCATGGGGGCGCCGAGCTTCGACGATACGGGCATGGACTGGACTGGCACGGGCAGCACAGGCGAAGCGTCGGCGATCGCCGATGCAGAGGATGAGACGATTCCACTTCCCTTGTCCCCTG ACGACATGCATTTCGCGCGGGTATACCGGTTCATCGGCGACATATTCGACCCGGCCACGCCGTGCCGCATCGAAGCCCACCTGCAGAAACTCAAGGACATGGATGGGATCACTGTGAAGACG ATCCTGCTGGTGCTAAGGAACCTCGAGACCAACCTGACAGCGCCTCAGTTTGAGCCCATC AGGCGGCTGCTGTCGAGGTATGACCCCGGGCGAGGCCTGTCTGGCCAGCTATag